Proteins encoded in a region of the Paenibacillus sp. W2I17 genome:
- a CDS encoding S-layer homology domain-containing protein produces MKNNKNLHNSKMTRVWSRVLSLVMVASILPTPILFPAIEAHADTENPASNSTAITAGGYPGGVSDGLISWIDVERSMNLAADGSKITSLTDLVDLDPNVEHDNVWSIVNPNTLVTGAINFNSGILIDGNKGYYVRAPFHTTDVAREAFSIQGAAANGFPWHFGGQGSTDTYSTSVIRSSFGNAGNDELIRNNAGNPYQLGQADIFNVLRTEDYFGMYLNHTKLIDKTTAGTASFNSATSATGYYFGAGHNRRFNGLISETILYNRELQDVERTKVYSYLGLKYGITLADNYVSSDWNGEEGTVFWNSSNQADYKNRITGIGRDDLGAQNQKQSKSQGVGSNVAIALGDTIHSDNVDNENTMDNNSFFMFADKSANDTVSYVSAPIVKDGFRVKIMDRSYQVDKTNWNDQDITLQVDDAEGLKPSYIILSQDDSFDNNDTFYPVTDGKVTLNSSNFADGSYFTFAAAYPEPKDAHLLTSQVNDDGTLNLTFNRDVNSDDLKGFTVTIGGTVYDSLSQFIANGSTISIPLTEAQLESGEEITINYDGSGTLRDALTGLKVDEFDQAIHAVNTTPLAKKVKEALALSNGDYTTDSWNALQTKVQEAQTLLSNPLVTQTHVNDLLSVLDNAIDGLVKNQPKADSGSFIEGESTISIHFDKSIEVVSEVDLSSAFTVTVGGQTVEVVGAVIDGSDPTKLILTLPESVKLSSDEKVNVAYNGTSGYLKGEGAEGTLVHDFQFDLEDPFASALKITEPSGSTSDKKPAVSGTVHTDTDTLSAVLKDADGNVVDVAGSLTWSAGDPNWSYHLDEDLAPGTYTVEVTAVDGGRSVTKTKTFAVVKEALIQLSLTDSFGKNIALNQAFDPNQFNYAATVTNDVYNLRIYPTAPDSADKIEILHDGIWKEVESGNSSDDLALKVGSNTIVIRVTDTNGLQTEYTTVITRASSDNGNNGGGNNGGGNTGGNGGSTPAPTPAPVPTPTPAPVKDNLETTRDGSHQPFATSKPSNNKETLVQVDPAKLNVAMSQGTGQQFAIHSPNNGDMKVDGLTLETLKQLVDQGSKLNISNPLAIYPVPGGKMDLNGVSKQLGNVAMKDIAVRVDIARSSDALISSAKSKAATEGYELLVSPVDLDLTFTKDGKTVRSGQLNGYAPKYIALPEGIDPNRITTGVIINPDGSIFHVPTVVTKIDSRYYALINDLRSSGSYSVIWNPQDFEDARSHWGKTDVNNIAARLDLQGNGDNTFSPNRQVTRSEFAEIVVLGLGLMRQDAPQNLFPDVNDSAWFRSAVALANEFGIVRGYDNGNFYGNQEITREQGFAMVARAYRLIESEAAISPDQMNSELERYSDAADISNWAKEDVAQLIAAGIIQGNGPEVLSPKTTMTRAEVTALIARMLKVTNLIDK; encoded by the coding sequence TTGAAGAACAATAAGAATTTGCACAACAGCAAAATGACAAGAGTATGGTCAAGGGTGCTTTCTTTGGTGATGGTTGCGAGTATATTGCCTACACCAATTTTGTTTCCAGCCATAGAAGCTCATGCAGATACTGAAAATCCTGCATCCAACAGTACCGCGATTACCGCAGGGGGATATCCGGGTGGTGTAAGCGACGGACTCATATCATGGATTGATGTTGAGCGAAGTATGAATCTGGCAGCTGACGGCAGTAAAATTACTTCTTTGACCGATCTGGTAGATCTGGACCCCAATGTAGAACATGATAATGTATGGAGTATCGTAAATCCTAATACCTTAGTTACAGGCGCCATTAACTTTAACAGCGGTATATTAATTGATGGTAACAAAGGATACTATGTCAGGGCGCCTTTCCATACAACGGATGTCGCTCGTGAGGCATTTTCCATTCAAGGAGCTGCTGCGAATGGTTTCCCATGGCATTTTGGCGGCCAAGGAAGCACCGACACGTACAGTACAAGTGTAATCAGATCTTCATTTGGCAATGCAGGGAACGACGAATTGATTCGAAATAATGCAGGTAACCCGTATCAGTTAGGGCAAGCAGATATTTTCAATGTACTTCGCACTGAGGATTACTTTGGGATGTATTTAAATCATACGAAGTTAATCGATAAAACAACTGCAGGAACAGCGAGCTTTAATAGTGCCACGAGTGCTACGGGTTACTACTTCGGAGCAGGGCATAATCGAAGGTTTAATGGACTAATATCGGAAACGATATTATATAATCGCGAGTTACAGGACGTTGAAAGAACTAAAGTGTACAGTTACTTGGGGTTAAAATACGGAATCACTCTGGCAGACAACTATGTTTCCAGTGATTGGAACGGAGAAGAAGGTACTGTTTTCTGGAATTCGTCGAACCAGGCAGATTACAAGAATCGCATTACCGGGATTGGCCGTGATGACTTAGGTGCCCAGAACCAGAAACAATCCAAGTCACAAGGAGTCGGCTCAAATGTAGCCATTGCTCTTGGAGATACGATTCATTCAGATAATGTCGACAATGAGAATACGATGGATAACAACTCCTTCTTTATGTTTGCAGACAAGAGCGCGAACGATACCGTATCTTATGTAAGTGCACCCATCGTGAAAGATGGCTTTCGTGTAAAGATCATGGATCGTTCGTATCAGGTGGACAAAACAAACTGGAATGATCAAGATATCACACTTCAAGTGGATGATGCTGAAGGCTTAAAACCAAGCTACATCATTCTTAGCCAAGATGACTCTTTTGACAACAATGATACCTTTTATCCAGTAACGGATGGAAAGGTTACATTAAACAGTTCCAACTTTGCGGACGGTTCTTACTTCACGTTTGCAGCTGCTTATCCGGAACCTAAAGATGCTCACTTGCTAACATCGCAAGTCAATGACGATGGAACTTTGAATCTAACCTTCAATCGTGACGTGAATTCGGATGATTTGAAGGGCTTCACCGTCACAATTGGAGGTACCGTGTATGATAGTCTGAGTCAATTTATAGCTAATGGATCTACGATTTCCATCCCTCTGACGGAAGCTCAGCTTGAATCGGGAGAAGAAATTACAATTAACTATGACGGTAGTGGAACGTTGAGAGACGCGTTAACCGGACTCAAGGTTGATGAATTCGATCAGGCTATTCATGCAGTCAATACAACGCCATTAGCGAAAAAAGTGAAAGAAGCCTTAGCTTTATCGAATGGTGATTACACGACTGACTCATGGAATGCATTGCAAACCAAAGTCCAAGAGGCACAGACACTTTTGAGCAATCCTTTGGTAACACAGACCCATGTAAATGACCTGTTAAGTGTATTGGATAACGCAATCGATGGATTGGTCAAGAATCAACCCAAAGCGGACAGCGGTAGCTTCATCGAGGGCGAAAGCACGATATCCATTCATTTTGATAAAAGTATCGAAGTAGTTTCTGAAGTGGATCTAAGTAGTGCATTTACAGTTACGGTAGGTGGGCAAACCGTAGAAGTTGTCGGAGCTGTCATCGATGGATCTGATCCTACAAAATTGATTTTGACCTTGCCCGAATCGGTTAAATTATCAAGTGATGAGAAGGTTAACGTTGCTTACAATGGAACATCTGGCTATCTAAAAGGCGAGGGAGCAGAAGGGACATTGGTTCATGATTTCCAATTCGATTTGGAAGACCCATTCGCGAGCGCGCTGAAGATTACTGAACCATCAGGGAGTACTTCAGATAAGAAGCCAGCGGTTTCGGGTACGGTCCATACGGATACAGATACGCTGAGTGCAGTGTTGAAAGATGCGGATGGAAATGTAGTTGATGTTGCAGGAAGTTTAACCTGGAGTGCTGGGGACCCAAACTGGTCCTATCATCTAGATGAAGATCTGGCACCCGGCACTTATACCGTTGAGGTAACAGCAGTGGACGGAGGACGTTCCGTTACGAAAACGAAAACATTTGCTGTTGTAAAAGAAGCACTGATACAGCTCAGTCTGACCGATTCATTTGGGAAAAATATTGCGTTGAACCAGGCATTTGATCCAAACCAATTCAACTACGCAGCAACGGTAACCAATGATGTGTACAATCTACGTATTTATCCGACTGCTCCTGATTCTGCAGACAAAATTGAGATTTTGCATGATGGAATCTGGAAGGAAGTGGAGAGTGGCAATAGTAGCGATGATCTTGCACTTAAGGTAGGTTCAAACACAATTGTCATTAGAGTTACAGATACGAATGGTTTGCAGACGGAGTACACCACTGTTATCACCAGAGCATCCAGTGACAATGGTAACAATGGTGGAGGCAACAATGGCGGCGGGAATACAGGAGGTAACGGTGGAAGCACACCAGCACCTACACCTGCGCCAGTACCAACGCCAACTCCGGCACCCGTGAAGGATAATTTGGAAACAACTCGGGATGGTAGCCATCAACCATTTGCTACATCCAAACCATCTAACAACAAAGAAACGTTGGTTCAGGTTGATCCAGCCAAGCTGAATGTTGCCATGTCACAAGGCACAGGACAGCAGTTTGCCATTCATTCACCGAATAATGGGGATATGAAGGTGGACGGTTTAACCCTCGAAACACTGAAACAATTAGTGGACCAAGGTTCCAAACTGAACATTAGCAATCCGTTAGCGATCTATCCGGTACCTGGTGGCAAAATGGACCTGAATGGTGTATCCAAACAGCTGGGCAATGTTGCCATGAAAGATATTGCTGTACGAGTCGACATTGCCCGCTCATCGGACGCTTTGATCAGTAGCGCAAAAAGCAAGGCTGCAACGGAAGGGTACGAGCTGTTGGTGAGTCCGGTTGATCTGGATCTCACCTTTACGAAAGATGGAAAGACAGTTCGATCCGGGCAACTGAACGGTTATGCACCGAAGTATATTGCGCTTCCGGAAGGTATCGATCCGAACCGGATTACCACAGGCGTGATCATTAACCCGGACGGTAGCATCTTCCATGTACCAACGGTTGTCACGAAGATCGATAGTCGTTACTATGCACTCATTAATGACTTGCGTAGCAGCGGAAGTTACTCGGTTATCTGGAACCCGCAGGATTTTGAAGATGCCAGATCCCATTGGGGTAAAACTGATGTGAACAACATCGCTGCGAGATTAGATCTGCAAGGTAACGGAGATAACACATTCTCACCGAACCGTCAGGTTACTCGTTCCGAGTTTGCCGAGATTGTTGTGCTTGGACTGGGCTTAATGCGTCAGGATGCACCACAGAATCTATTCCCTGACGTTAACGATTCCGCATGGTTCCGCTCTGCGGTAGCCCTTGCAAATGAATTCGGTATCGTTCGCGGTTACGATAATGGGAACTTCTACGGTAATCAGGAGATCACACGTGAGCAAGGATTTGCCATGGTTGCTCGTGCCTACCGTCTGATTGAATCGGAAGCAGCAATCAGCCCGGATCAGATGAACTCTGAACTGGAACGTTACAGTGATGCAGCCGATATATCGAATTGGGCAAAAGAAGATGTAGCCCAGTTGATTGCAGCCGGAATCATCCAAGGTAATGGGCCAGAGGTGCTGAGTCCGAAGACCACGATGACCCGTGCTGAGGTCACTGCATTGATAGCAAGAATGTTGAAAGTAACAAACTTGATTGACAAGTAA
- a CDS encoding TerD family protein produces MNNTIYLRRANKLIIETNEGEQQLPKTYLATALKNIEALGYTFSDELMQAMRQLSKEQFETVYHQLVADLRVMVGAHVNYTPMYAGFPMQVMQADEAELYLNAIIHYLTNLTVVYPDQQSVERMPLLEKTDLKVIGLGNQQAFQTLIRQIIEAKGSISETDKADIDTVLEHADPEDVDALLPAEIPFKENVGFVVASLLKHEKANIDRIGPYFKTASDVLRLAVAWSNGDVSLAAATPFRKFKRRERRLLLGLLEQCGSITEDMLRYKDRWIRLSEILHPSEYKLRYPRCEEAFDILRNNKPYSTFNGSVELAFQYRNVWSLIDLLSQRPGEFARRLDHLLRMTEDEAYVLLAFGEVIPQVSTLVLLQVRQHFARRNEPQDLRVFFPKGNVAKAFAVPNELPDIDEATCRDVVQLCERALVERFATLPTLGKTYVDPQLHDYLVPFSQRSASKALHTIVRGSRVPMAEGDTIRFFNWWKEGDVDGKSTGRVDIDLSAVMYDKDWNYVEHISYTNLRSSNYKAVHSGDIVTAPNGASEFIDLHIPSIVAYGGRYVVATLLSFTSHPYCDLPECFVGWMMRKKPGSGEIFEPSTVANKIDITADTQIAIPVIMDLVERTVIWTDLALTRYPDYYNNVEGNQKGIVLMGKALTTLRKPDLHDLFMLHAKARGELVDTIDQADTIYSVDQGVTPYDIEQIMAEYLV; encoded by the coding sequence ATGAACAATACAATCTATTTGCGCAGAGCAAACAAACTCATTATTGAAACAAACGAAGGGGAACAACAGTTGCCGAAGACATATCTGGCGACTGCCCTCAAAAATATTGAAGCACTTGGATACACCTTCTCGGATGAGCTAATGCAGGCGATGCGGCAGCTGTCCAAGGAACAATTTGAAACAGTGTATCATCAACTCGTGGCTGATCTAAGAGTCATGGTCGGCGCACATGTGAATTACACACCGATGTATGCAGGATTCCCAATGCAGGTGATGCAAGCGGATGAGGCTGAGTTATATCTCAATGCGATTATTCATTATCTGACCAACCTGACTGTGGTCTATCCGGATCAACAATCTGTGGAAAGAATGCCTTTGCTGGAGAAGACGGACTTGAAAGTCATTGGTTTGGGAAACCAGCAAGCATTCCAGACGCTCATCCGTCAGATCATTGAAGCAAAAGGTTCCATCTCGGAAACAGACAAGGCAGATATCGACACGGTATTGGAGCATGCAGACCCGGAAGACGTGGATGCGCTATTACCCGCTGAGATTCCGTTCAAAGAAAATGTGGGCTTTGTGGTCGCCTCGCTGTTGAAGCATGAGAAGGCGAACATTGATCGAATCGGTCCGTATTTCAAAACGGCAAGTGATGTCCTGCGTCTGGCTGTTGCCTGGTCCAATGGTGATGTCAGCCTCGCAGCGGCTACTCCCTTCCGAAAATTCAAACGGCGTGAGAGACGCCTTTTGCTCGGATTGCTGGAGCAATGTGGCTCCATCACGGAGGATATGCTGCGATATAAGGATCGCTGGATTCGCCTTAGCGAAATTCTTCATCCTTCGGAATATAAGCTTCGGTATCCGCGATGCGAAGAAGCCTTTGATATTTTGCGTAATAATAAGCCGTATTCGACCTTCAACGGAAGTGTGGAGCTTGCCTTCCAATATCGGAATGTCTGGAGTCTGATCGATCTGTTGTCACAGCGTCCAGGTGAATTCGCCAGAAGACTGGATCACTTGCTGCGGATGACCGAAGATGAAGCGTATGTACTGCTGGCATTTGGTGAAGTTATACCACAGGTATCTACCCTGGTATTGTTGCAGGTGCGACAGCATTTTGCCCGCCGTAATGAACCGCAGGATCTGCGTGTCTTCTTCCCGAAGGGCAATGTAGCCAAAGCTTTTGCTGTTCCGAATGAGCTGCCAGACATCGATGAAGCCACGTGTCGTGATGTCGTGCAATTGTGCGAGCGGGCACTGGTAGAGCGCTTCGCAACCCTTCCCACGCTTGGGAAGACCTATGTCGATCCACAGCTTCATGATTATCTGGTACCTTTTTCCCAGAGATCGGCAAGTAAGGCTCTGCATACCATCGTTCGTGGAAGCCGTGTGCCTATGGCAGAGGGTGATACCATTCGTTTCTTCAACTGGTGGAAAGAGGGGGACGTGGATGGAAAGTCTACAGGGCGCGTGGACATTGACTTGTCTGCGGTGATGTACGATAAGGACTGGAACTATGTGGAGCATATTTCCTATACGAATCTGCGATCTTCTAACTATAAGGCTGTCCATAGCGGAGATATCGTGACTGCACCTAACGGAGCAAGTGAGTTCATTGATCTGCATATTCCATCCATCGTGGCCTATGGTGGACGATATGTGGTGGCAACCCTGCTTTCGTTCACCAGTCATCCGTATTGTGATCTGCCGGAATGTTTTGTAGGGTGGATGATGCGGAAGAAGCCGGGGTCTGGAGAGATTTTCGAACCGTCTACCGTAGCGAACAAAATCGATATTACCGCGGATACGCAGATTGCGATCCCTGTCATTATGGATCTGGTCGAACGCACCGTCATCTGGACAGACCTGGCGCTGACCAGATATCCAGACTACTACAATAACGTAGAGGGGAATCAGAAAGGTATCGTGCTGATGGGTAAAGCACTAACGACTTTACGCAAACCTGATCTGCATGACTTGTTCATGCTCCATGCCAAAGCTAGAGGAGAGCTGGTGGATACAATAGATCAGGCGGATACAATCTATTCGGTCGATCAAGGTGTTACACCGTACGATATCGAGCAGATTATGGCGGAGTATCTAGTTTGA
- a CDS encoding AraC family transcriptional regulator — translation MDTLRRLNEALNYIEEHLMDVVDMKEISRIACCTEYHFTRMFSFLSGVTLSEYIRRRRLTLAAMELSHSDSKIIDIALKYGYTSPDSFSRAFQSMHGTTPSEARNHGPSLKAFPRMTFQLTIQGGSEMNYRIEDKEAFRIVGIRKRVPIVFNGVNPEIAAMYQSLTPELIDTIKGASNVQPLGLISASAHFSEGRMAEQGELDHYIGAATTKDTPEGLEQLEVPASTWAVFTVVGPFPSTLQEVWGRIYAEWFPSSDYELSEGPEMLWNEHKDVTVEQYRSEIWIPIRKR, via the coding sequence ATGGATACGCTGAGGCGGTTAAATGAAGCCTTGAATTATATTGAGGAGCATCTGATGGACGTCGTGGACATGAAGGAGATTTCGCGGATTGCCTGCTGCACGGAGTATCATTTTACACGCATGTTCTCTTTTCTTAGTGGTGTAACACTATCGGAATATATTCGACGTCGCCGCTTGACACTTGCAGCCATGGAGTTAAGCCACAGTGACAGCAAAATCATTGATATTGCGCTAAAGTACGGGTATACATCGCCGGATTCTTTCTCGCGTGCTTTTCAAAGCATGCATGGCACTACGCCCTCCGAAGCGCGAAACCATGGTCCATCCCTTAAAGCCTTCCCACGGATGACATTTCAACTAACCATTCAAGGAGGAAGCGAAATGAACTACCGTATTGAAGATAAAGAGGCGTTTCGAATCGTGGGTATTCGTAAAAGGGTGCCGATCGTATTCAACGGGGTAAATCCGGAGATCGCTGCGATGTACCAGAGTCTCACACCGGAATTGATTGATACGATCAAGGGGGCATCGAACGTCCAGCCTCTGGGCTTGATCAGTGCTTCAGCCCATTTCAGTGAGGGGCGGATGGCGGAACAGGGAGAACTGGATCATTACATTGGCGCAGCTACGACAAAAGATACGCCTGAAGGACTGGAACAGCTGGAGGTTCCTGCTTCAACGTGGGCTGTATTTACCGTCGTGGGTCCGTTTCCAAGCACGCTTCAGGAGGTGTGGGGCCGGATCTACGCAGAGTGGTTTCCCTCATCGGACTATGAGCTGAGTGAGGGTCCGGAAATGCTATGGAATGAGCACAAGGATGTTACTGTAGAGCAATATAGAAGTGAGATATGGATACCTATTCGGAAGAGATGA
- a CDS encoding rhamnogalacturonan lyase B N-terminal domain-containing protein has translation MTKSIVRKALGLFLVIVMIATAVVYPASTGHAATINVTDNGSRIEVNTGSGLVYVVNKTNGDIISAKMNGTELNSNRGSHIGSGLGSSANVTWNTSPSGSTVLITVSTSTLTHYYASRGGENIIYMATHITAQPSIGELRYIFRGNGSVLTGVPANSNNRGNTGAIESQDVFGFANGQSASKYYGNDQAKDLSVRGVTGNGVGVFMAYGNREKSSGGPFFRDIQFQSGTETEVYNYMNSGHAQTENWRLGLHGPYALIFTTGGTPSVPDFSWMSGLNLQGWVSSRGNVVLNGLSGMDTGYAYTIGFANSNAQYWVGTSSSGAAAKYSMIPGTYTMTAYKGELAVYTETVNVTAGQTTTLNTRTINNDPSKASNIWRIGNWDGTPRELLNGQTIPIRHPSDSRNPSWGPVTYATGSATNRFPAIQFRGQNSPTTITFNLNASQAASSHTLNIGITAAYNNGRPSVTVNGHALTNPAASSQPNSRSFTIGTYRGNNTTFSWNVPSSYFVNGSNTITITPISGSSDLGNWLSAGWVYDCVELLN, from the coding sequence ATGACCAAAAGTATAGTGAGAAAGGCGCTTGGCTTGTTTTTAGTCATCGTTATGATCGCAACAGCTGTTGTATACCCTGCATCTACCGGACACGCGGCAACCATTAATGTGACCGATAACGGCTCCAGAATTGAAGTAAACACCGGATCAGGATTAGTCTATGTGGTGAACAAAACCAATGGGGATATTATCTCAGCCAAAATGAACGGTACGGAGCTGAACAGCAATAGAGGATCGCATATCGGCTCAGGTTTGGGCTCCTCCGCCAATGTGACGTGGAATACCTCTCCTTCAGGATCAACTGTGTTAATCACGGTATCCACAAGCACACTAACTCACTATTATGCTTCGCGTGGTGGCGAGAACATCATATACATGGCAACGCATATCACGGCTCAACCTTCGATCGGGGAGCTGCGATACATTTTCCGCGGTAATGGTAGTGTGTTGACAGGTGTTCCGGCGAATTCAAATAATCGGGGCAACACTGGAGCGATTGAAAGTCAGGATGTGTTCGGGTTTGCAAATGGACAGTCGGCCTCCAAATATTATGGTAATGATCAGGCCAAAGACTTATCCGTTCGTGGAGTTACGGGGAATGGCGTCGGTGTATTTATGGCCTACGGCAATCGGGAAAAAAGCTCGGGTGGTCCATTCTTCCGTGATATCCAGTTTCAAAGTGGAACAGAGACGGAAGTATATAACTATATGAACTCGGGACATGCACAGACGGAGAATTGGCGCTTGGGTCTGCATGGACCATACGCTTTAATCTTCACAACGGGCGGTACGCCGAGTGTACCCGACTTCAGCTGGATGTCAGGTCTGAATCTGCAGGGTTGGGTATCCAGTCGGGGGAACGTTGTGCTTAATGGTCTCTCTGGGATGGATACAGGGTATGCTTACACAATTGGGTTCGCCAATAGCAATGCCCAGTATTGGGTGGGTACGTCTTCAAGTGGGGCCGCCGCCAAATACAGTATGATCCCGGGCACGTACACTATGACAGCCTATAAGGGAGAACTGGCCGTATATACGGAAACGGTTAATGTCACGGCAGGACAAACGACGACACTGAATACACGTACGATCAACAATGACCCAAGTAAAGCCTCTAACATCTGGCGAATCGGTAATTGGGATGGTACGCCACGGGAGCTCCTGAATGGACAGACGATTCCGATTCGTCACCCATCCGATAGTCGCAACCCAAGCTGGGGACCTGTCACCTATGCTACCGGTAGCGCGACCAATCGATTCCCGGCAATCCAGTTCCGTGGTCAGAATTCTCCAACCACAATAACGTTTAATTTGAATGCATCTCAAGCGGCATCTTCTCATACGCTCAACATCGGTATTACCGCAGCTTACAATAATGGCAGACCTAGTGTAACGGTTAATGGACATGCTTTAACCAATCCTGCTGCATCTTCACAGCCCAATTCTCGTAGCTTCACCATTGGTACGTATCGTGGGAACAACACAACCTTTAGCTGGAATGTTCCATCATCCTACTTCGTGAATGGTTCCAATACCATTACGATTACGCCAATCAGCGGTTCCAGTGACTTGGGTAACTGGTTAAGTGCAGGTTGGGTCTACGATTGTGTTGAGTTGCTGAATTGA
- a CDS encoding SMI1/KNR4 family protein: MRDDLLVQLQEWHEEDEFQEIVDAIQAIPVEERDYELVNHLGRALNNLEQYEEAVEQFLTVAKEGTGDPLWHYRIGLAYYYLEQYAHALQAFERADELDPEDEDTLEFLGWIRSKMEEPSESEPEVETDPEAVEEFRVPVDVVATFEAVPRPESGEFWNDSEQALEHYVSNPPSDGLIESVEEQLVFRLPASYIEMMKLHNGGIPYNRYFPVANTDTGATDYVEIEGILGIGREKPRTLAGAQGSWTLIEREGYPEIGVVIAVSPSESGVVMLDYRSFGNDGEPEVVYVKRENPKEILPLAPNFETFIQGLMTPEV; the protein is encoded by the coding sequence ATGAGAGACGATCTGTTGGTTCAATTGCAAGAGTGGCATGAAGAAGATGAATTTCAGGAAATTGTAGATGCAATTCAAGCGATTCCTGTGGAAGAAAGAGATTATGAGCTGGTTAACCATCTGGGACGGGCGCTGAATAACTTGGAACAGTATGAAGAAGCGGTTGAACAATTCCTGACGGTTGCTAAAGAGGGCACAGGTGACCCACTTTGGCATTATCGGATTGGACTGGCTTATTATTACCTGGAGCAATATGCGCATGCGCTGCAGGCGTTTGAAAGAGCGGATGAATTGGACCCTGAGGATGAAGATACGCTGGAGTTTCTGGGATGGATTCGAAGCAAAATGGAGGAGCCGTCCGAATCTGAACCTGAAGTTGAAACGGATCCAGAGGCTGTTGAAGAATTCCGTGTACCCGTTGACGTTGTAGCGACCTTTGAAGCGGTTCCCAGACCGGAATCCGGCGAATTCTGGAACGATAGTGAGCAGGCACTGGAGCACTATGTGTCCAATCCGCCGAGTGATGGTCTCATTGAGTCTGTGGAGGAGCAATTGGTGTTCCGACTCCCTGCCTCCTACATTGAGATGATGAAGCTGCATAACGGTGGCATTCCGTACAATCGTTATTTCCCTGTAGCGAATACAGATACGGGAGCTACGGATTATGTTGAAATTGAAGGTATATTGGGCATTGGCCGTGAGAAGCCTCGCACGTTAGCTGGTGCCCAAGGCAGCTGGACTTTGATTGAACGTGAAGGTTATCCGGAGATTGGTGTGGTCATCGCGGTATCTCCTTCGGAGTCGGGGGTTGTCATGCTCGATTATCGTTCATTCGGTAATGATGGAGAACCTGAGGTCGTTTATGTGAAGAGGGAGAATCCCAAAGAGATCCTTCCGCTGGCACCGAACTTTGAGACGTTTATCCAAGGGCTGATGACTCCAGAAGTCTAA
- a CDS encoding helix-turn-helix domain-containing protein, which yields MEEPLKVYNTAVEAFLEVIGGKWKPVILFHLTFGKKRNGELMKLIPAITQKVLTQQLGELTEAGIIVRISHHQVPPKVEYELTAYGWSLKEILHLMCRWGDIHVENVYGDRGKILFKPSTTTDR from the coding sequence ATGGAGGAACCGCTCAAAGTATATAACACCGCAGTTGAAGCTTTTCTTGAAGTAATCGGGGGAAAGTGGAAGCCTGTTATTCTATTCCATCTTACCTTTGGCAAGAAACGTAATGGTGAGCTGATGAAACTGATCCCTGCGATCACCCAGAAAGTGTTGACTCAGCAACTTGGTGAACTAACGGAGGCGGGGATCATTGTCCGTATTTCCCATCACCAGGTTCCGCCTAAAGTGGAGTATGAGTTAACAGCGTATGGATGGAGTCTTAAAGAGATTCTTCATCTGATGTGTAGGTGGGGCGATATACATGTGGAGAACGTATATGGAGATCGAGGGAAAATTCTGTTTAAGCCGTCAACTACTACTGACCGTTGA